GTTTATTGTGCAGGCAGACCTTGGGGGATATTGCAGCTTTGGTTCCTGACCACCACAGTAtagcgagtcacacaaattttttagtttcccaaCGCATATAAAAGTTaagtttatactatactgtagtctattaagtgtgcaatagccttatgtctaaaaaaacagtgtacataccttaatttaaaaataccttattgcaaaaaaaaaaaccttattgctaaaaaatgataatcatcatctgagccttcagcaagtcatgaTCTTTTTGCAATAACATCAAAAAtcattgatcacagatcaccataacatatacaagaataataatagttcaaaaatattgtgagaattaccaaaatgtgatacaaagacatgaaatgagcaaatgctcttggaaaaatgatgccaatagacttgctccaagctgggttgccacaaaccttcatttGTGAAAAACGCGGTATCTGTGAAgctcaataaaatgaggtatgcctgtattctcCATTTTAGTGTatgttttttcataataaaatttttcataaaaaccatgtaggaaaaaatattaaatgagccATCAGAATGAACCAGTATCTTCTGTATTATAACTTGAAGCCCAGCTTAGAAGAGGCAGGCTTAGATGAATCACTATGATTATATATGTGTAGTACTATATAAATTGCTTTTCAGAGGGcaatagtgcttttttttttttaagcatggaGCTTAGAATCTGAGGACCCAAGTttaatcttggctctgccacgaCCTCTGTGTGGTCTTGACTGACGTTGACACAGCTGAACTCAAGTTTTCCTCGTTTTTAAGAGGAGTAACCATAGCATCTGCCTTATCTACCTTGCTAGTTTCAAGACATGAATAAGTCTGAAGGGCTTTGGAAATGTCAGTGCTTAGTTTCAAGGTATAATATAAGTGCATTTAGTtctgactttgtgtgtgtgtgtgtgtatagatatatttttgttttcctttttagtaagtaacatttttttcctttttagtaagTAACTTAGCACTTGTAAAGCCTGAGAAAACTAAAGCAGTAGAGAATTACCTTATACAGATGGCACGGTATGGACAACTAAGTGGGAAGGTAAGCTTGGACTGCCTTGAGGCAGTTTTAACCTATTGTTACCTACTTTATCAAAACATTTTCAGAAGGTCAATTATATCTCTTTCTGGTTACTGAATTCTTGTTGAAGCAATTTTTAAAGGAGAGAATAGTTGTATCTACCATTGTTCCTAAAAGATAACTAATTGTCTTTTCTAAAATGCtctgcttctttccttttctgacatTGCTATGGAACCAGTGACTATTAGGGTCAGCTAGCCTAAATTGCTTCTACACTGGAAACAAGGTTTGTCAGTAATACTAATTAAAACAGGTAAAGTTGCGCTTGTTTTGCAAATGAAGAGGTGCTAAAATTCCTGGTTATTATGTGCGTTGCAGTAATGCCATGATGGGTATATTCTGCATCCCTGCCCTTGCTTCAAGACCCAGATGAGCCCCACCTGCACTGGGAAGCCCTCTGCCGCCACCACAGCCTACAGGGGCCAGCCCGCCCTGAACCCCTTACACTGAGAATGTGTGTGGAAGAGACAACGACTGCTTCATCTTTTTTGAGTGACTTGTCTCCTGCTTTTAAGCTTCTCAAGGTTTCAGGGGCAGAGATGGTGTATCTCTGTCCCTGACACTTAACACAGTGGTGATGAAGGTGTTCTTAAGTGCctgttaattttgtatttttcgaGGAAGCTAACTGATGGATACTTTTCCTCCCTCAAATGAAGACTAGCAGAGCAGATTTTATGTGGAACTTAAACCAAGAGTTATAGCCAGTGGCTTCAGCCCGCTGTCCCACTCTCCTTCCCTCTTGACCTCTACCCCCGCACCCCAGAAGGACTAAAACCATTCAGTCTGCTGAGGtcaattctttgttttaaaaaaatactgtttttctcTATGGTTATCCTAGGTATCAGAACAAGGTTTAATAGAAATCCTCGAGAAAGTAAGccaacaaacagaaaagaaaacaacagttaAAGTAAGTTTCCCCAAATGCACACGGCAAAAGAAagattgatattttaaataagcGTTGCATCTGCATGTACTGTATCAAACATGTTTCAGCCCatagacattttcattttataacacAGGGAGGTTTGGGGAGAAAGGCTGCATATATTGAGGGCCTAGTTTTCAAGGCTCTTCTATTGTTTTGAAACACTAAGTTGTTTTAAAGACAGACAGAAATGTCTCACTGTAGTAGGTAGAAATTTGTGTTCTCAGAAAATCTGAGTTATGCTTTGTGAAACATGTTATGatactcatttaattttcccCCCAGTTCAGCAGAAGAAAAGTAATGGACTCTGATGAAGATGACGATTATTGAATTTAAGATGTCTAGAGACTGGGACTTAATGGAGCAATTCTAGGACAGATAATACTTGGCAGAAGTTAAGATCTTGATGGGATGTTTACTTTGTTTACTGTctatatgccttttaaaaataaacttgttatgcaaaataaaacaatttggACAGACTTGTTTTAAAACCATAGCAGAATGAACAGAAGACctgcattttcaattttttcctttcctatcaaAAGCTTTTGAACATGTGTAGCAGCATGGGCATATCGTTTGTAATTGTGACATTAGTGTTAGGTGGGAAAATGGCCTCAGCAGAAATAGAAGCTGCTCAATCATcttcagtaaaaagaaaatagcagTGTCCGGTAACATCATGGGATTTAAGACTCATGGATTAAGCTGAGTCAACTTTAATATTTCCAAGACATAGGTTCTGAAAGCAGGTAAGCTATTTTTCTTCCTGAAGATAGTACTTACATTTAATGTGGGAAAATTCCTAGCTTCGGTTTCATTTGTAATATGCTTTTCAAAGGCATTGAGACTAAATTATCTAACAAATATGACCCCTATCCAAACAGCCTCTGTAACTAGAGGATAACATCCattggaaaaaaattaccaaaataagACATGTGGGTAATAATACTTCAACACTAGTAAACATGTTTGTAAGAGAAATGATTTCTAATGATTCAAATCCAGTTGAGACAGTTTAGTGGTTAAACATTTTGGTAGAAATGTTCTGGGTCTTCACTGATAAGGTTGCAGGTAACTTAAAGCAAATGTcatctcttgggacttccctggtggtgcagtggttaagactctgcgctcccaatgcagggggcccggggttcgatccctggtcaggaaactaggtcccacatgcatgctgcaactaagagttcgcctgccacaactaaggagcccgcctgctgtaactaagacccagcgcaaccaagtaaataaatatatttttttaaaaatgtcatctcTTATATTGTGCTTTACTCCCACCAGGTTATGAAAAACTGTGCTCATAAATTTAAATCATAAACTTAACTCTAGgaagttccctggcggtccagtggttaggactcggcactttcactgccatggcccgggttcaatccctggtcagggaactaagatcctgcaagccacgcagcacagccaaaaataaataaataaataaactgaactCTCAAGTGAGCTGTTTGGTGTAACCTTGTAGATAAGATGTCCTAGTCCTGGGAGGCCTAGCCCTCGAGGAAGTTCATAACATTTAATGAGAAGAATAGGATTAGTAGCAGGAAAGTGATGGGAAATGTGGTttatcccaatctcccagtctAGCTAAATCCCAATCTCTGCTTTAGCTAGCACACTGAACTATATTTGAGATTTTACTATGTTTGAGAATTGAAATTTGTAGCCATAGATGCTGAAGAAAGTCAGTGTTAGAATAAAGTGTCTAGTATTCTTGAATAAACGAATGAGTAGAACCATTAAGAACATCAAAAATTTTTCAGAGTAACAGAGTAAATAAATCATCAAAAGTAAAATGTGATCaaggattttgaaaaaaaaaaatcccagttacaggtaaattttgttttatgtctcgTTTACATAGAAATGCTGGTGGGAGACTAGACAATTCTCACCAAGTTTGCTACACACTTTCTCTTGCAGAATAACCACTGTCCTGATGGCAGCTACCGAAGTGAATGTGTTTAAAGATTGTCAACCTCCCATCCTTCAGAGACACGCGAGAATGGAAAGTGACTCTGTACAAGGATAGAGGTTCTTGACTGCATCAAGGGGGTGGGGTACGTTTCCgtccacggggtggggggggtggttatTCTCAACTTTCTAATTTAACTTTGAATTCAGAACATTCTTACACAAAATAGAAATTCGGGCATTACCAATTtgagttgtcaaatttatttttaagtgggaAAGTAATTGGAGAAAAAcacaagtgtttttaaaaataattgaggtAATCACTTCAGATTGCTCACCCTGCTGATTACCAAAGGAGCTCAAAAGGAATCTTCTCCCCTAAGATTGACAGTCCCATTCATGGTATTTACATCTCTAGATGAAGGGCACACCAAGCTGGAATCTGCCAATTCAGGTGACACCGCCAGCCAGGGCTTGACCCCAGCTCTGACGGTGCAAGCAAATTAGCCCCTTTATTTCCATGAACCTGGCTCCTCATTTGACAATTCTACCAGCCAGGACAATTGTTAGAAATTAACTGGGGGTATATGTGAAAGTTTTCAATATTATATTGCACCACCTCCAAAATTAGGTGATGTCAAATATACGTATTTGCATCTTGGAAATGGCCGTGCTGATAAACTGCATAGGGTCAAGTTTCTTAATTAGGATGGTAGAGAAGCACAGCAACTTAAGTCAATAAGGTGGTTTTGTTTAAAAGTGGGGGAAAGGagtaaaaatagaacaaagaaacTTGCAAAGCAACAGTGCTTATTTCCTGTTTGGGCTAAGAAGCTGTGTTATATTCGGTTTTGCTCttctgatgttagaggaaattcAAACATCCTTGTGGGGGCCCTAGACACTGGGCTTACTGGATTAGGTCAGCCTTACTCAGGGCACGTGGGTAATGATCTGCTCCAGATGATCCAGTTTACATGCTTCAGTCGTACTTACAtctataactgaaaaataaaatgtatctccATCCAATGGGGGACGATGTTTCCATATACAAAGCACATGTTTATAGCAGAAAGGCTGAGAAACACATCTCCCTAGCAAAACAAAGTCAAAAAAGTATACCGTGACACGCTC
This region of Balaenoptera acutorostrata chromosome 19, mBalAcu1.1, whole genome shotgun sequence genomic DNA includes:
- the PDCD5 gene encoding programmed cell death protein 5 isoform X1, whose amino-acid sequence is MAEEELEALRKHRLAELQAKHGDPGDVAQQEAKQREAEMRNSILAQVLDQSARARLSNLALVKPEKTKAVENYLIQMARYGQLSGKVSEQGLIEILEKVSQQTEKKTTVKFSRRKVMDSDEDDDY
- the PDCD5 gene encoding programmed cell death protein 5 isoform X2 yields the protein MAEEELEALRKHRLAELQAKHGDPGDVAQQEAKQREAEMRNSILAQVLDQSARARLSNLALVKPEKTKAVENYLIQMARYGQLSGKVSEQGLIEILEKVSQQTEKKTTVKNNHCPDGSYRSECV